The nucleotide window CAAGATCGCGGGTCAAGAGGGCGGTGTCGGGGTGGTGCGCCAGCGGCTCGACGGGTTCGTCTCGGCCGACGCCGATCACAAGGGCGGCTGGCTTACCACGCCGCCGCTCATTTTCCGGGGCAGTAAGCTGCGGCTGAACATCGACACCGGAGCGGCGGGGAACGCGTTCGTCGAGTTGCAGGACGCGGACGGAAAACCGATCCCGGGTTTCACGCTGGCGGAGTGCGAGGAGATCGGGGGAAACTTCGTTGACCAGTGCGTCTACTGGAAGGGCAAGGAGGACGTATCGGCACTCGCTGGGCGACCCGTGTGTATTCACGTCAGGATGAAGCGCTCGAAGCTCTTCGCTTTCCAGTTCACCAAGGAGTGACACCTTTCACCGAGACTCAGCAGTTGGTGGCGGCGGACTGTTCCCCATGCGACCAGGGGGAACAGCCCGCCGCCGGGTAACTGTTCCGGCGAACAGAGCGACAACGCACTTGAACTTCCGACCCTCACCGAGCGCCTGGACTGTCGCTTCCTGGGTGACCGCAGGCAAAAATAAACACTCGTCCGGATCGCAAAACACTCTCACACTTCGGGCCGCAAGAGGCGGGAGCCGGTAACCCGGCTCATGGCACCCGCCAAGTCTCTCGCCCCGCAACGAAATCGTTCCGCAAATGTCTCCGCCGCCGAACCGACGGAGTTTATCTCAACGAGCATGTGTGAAGAAATCGTGATGACTTCATGAGTGCCGGACGCTCACGAGTGTAGCCCTTGACCGACACGAGGCAGATGATGGACCGACGGATAACGGCAACCACAGCCGCGGCACTTTCGGCAGCGCTCGTCGCGCTGTGTGCGCCAACAGCCTTTCCGCAACCGCCGGGCGGAGGGTTCGGGGGTAAGGGCGGGTTCGGGCCGCCCGGCGGGCAAGAGCGGAAGCTGGTTGCAGAGTATGACAAGAATAAGGACGGCTGGCTCAACGCGGACGAGCGGAAGCCGGCGCGCGAGGCCGCCAAGAAGGGCGGCCGGGGCGGGTTCGGCGGTCCGAAGGGTGGGTTCGGGAAAGGCGGCGAGAGCGGCAAACCCGGCCCGAAGGTGAGCCCGGCCGAGGTGAAAAACTATCCGGACGCCAAGTTGTACGACGCGAGCGTCCTCCGCACCCTGTTCCTGGAGTTTGAAAACGCCGACTGGGAGTCGGAGATGCAGGACTTCCACGGCACCGACGTGGACCTGCCAGCGACCGTCACGGTGGACGGCAAGCGGTACCCGAACGTGGGCGTCCACTTCCGGGGGATGTCGTCGTACATGGGGGTGGGGGCCGGGTCCAAGCGGTCGCTCAACATGTCGTTCGACATGGCCGACGGGAAGCAGCGACTCTACGGGTACAAGACGCTGAACCTGCTGAACGCGCACGAGGATCCGTCGCTGATGAGCACGGTGCTGTACTCTCACATCGCGAACAAGTACACCCCGACCCCGAAGGCGAACTTTGTGAAGGTGGTCATCAACGGCGAGAGCTGGGGCGTGTACGTCAGCGTTCAGCAGTTCGACAAGGTGTTCCTCAACGAGAACTACAAGACGACGAAGGGCACCCGGTGGAAGGTCCGCGGTTCGCCGGGCGGGCGCGGCGGGCTGGAGTACTTCGGCGACGACCCCGCCGCGTACAAGCGCATCTTCGAGATGAAGAGCGGCGAGAACGAGGACGCCTGGAAGGCCCTGGTGAACTTCTGCAAGGTGCTCAACCAGACCCCGCCGAACAAGCTCGAAGAGGCGCTGAAGCCGATCGCGGACCTGGACAACATCCTGTGGTTCCTGGCCCTGGACGCCGCGCTCATCAACTGCGACGGGTACTGGATCCGGTCCAGCGACTACAGCGTTTACCTGGACGAGAAAGGCAAGTTCCATGTCATCCCGCACGACATGAACGAGGCGTTCCGCCCGGCCGGCGGCCCTGGCATGGGTGGTCCGGGGATGGGCGGGCCGGGTGGCGGCGGATTCCGGCCGCCGGCCCCTGGCGAGGTGCTGCCGGCGCCGCTTCAGGACGCGCTCCAACTCACCGCGGAGCAGAAGAAGCAGCTTGCCGAAATCCAGAAGGAAACGGAGGCGAAACTCGAAAAGTTGCTGACCGCCGAACAGTTCAAACAATTCAAGGAGATGAAGGAGCGTGCGCCCGGCGGTCCCGGTGGGTTCGCCGGGCCGGGAGGCGGGTTCCCCGGCGGTCCGGGCGGTGGCTTCCCGGGTGGGCCGGGCGGATCCGGTGGCGGCGGACGCGGGGTCGAACTCGACCCGCTCGTCGGACTGAACGACGCCAGCAAACCACTCCGGAGTAAGTTGCTCGCGGTGCCCGCGCTGCGGGCCAAGTACCTTGCGAATGTGAAGCGGATCGCGGAAGAGTCACTTGACTGGAAAGCGCTCGGGCCGGTCGTCGCTCAGTACCGCAAGCTGATCGAGAAGGAAGTGGAGTTGGATACCCGGAAGCTCGACTCCTTCGAGGCGTTCAAGCGGAACACCGACGACAACGCGCCCAGCGCCGGTGGCGGCGGCGGTGGCTTCGGACGTGGGTCGCAGGGGATGAACGTCCGGGCGTTCGCCGAGCAGCGCCAAAAGTACCTGCTGGCCAACCCCGAGGTTAAGAAGGCCGCGCCCTGAACCCATCCGGCGGGCGGAAATGCTCCTCCGCGTCCGCCGTGTATCAGGGTTGTTAAAGAGTGAGGATCTGGCCGCGTGGGCGACGCATGTCGTCGCCCACGCGGCCAGATCGTTTCAAGTGGTCCGCGCCGACACGCAAGAGACGA belongs to Gemmata obscuriglobus and includes:
- a CDS encoding CotH kinase family protein → MTDTRQMMDRRITATTAAALSAALVALCAPTAFPQPPGGGFGGKGGFGPPGGQERKLVAEYDKNKDGWLNADERKPAREAAKKGGRGGFGGPKGGFGKGGESGKPGPKVSPAEVKNYPDAKLYDASVLRTLFLEFENADWESEMQDFHGTDVDLPATVTVDGKRYPNVGVHFRGMSSYMGVGAGSKRSLNMSFDMADGKQRLYGYKTLNLLNAHEDPSLMSTVLYSHIANKYTPTPKANFVKVVINGESWGVYVSVQQFDKVFLNENYKTTKGTRWKVRGSPGGRGGLEYFGDDPAAYKRIFEMKSGENEDAWKALVNFCKVLNQTPPNKLEEALKPIADLDNILWFLALDAALINCDGYWIRSSDYSVYLDEKGKFHVIPHDMNEAFRPAGGPGMGGPGMGGPGGGGFRPPAPGEVLPAPLQDALQLTAEQKKQLAEIQKETEAKLEKLLTAEQFKQFKEMKERAPGGPGGFAGPGGGFPGGPGGGFPGGPGGSGGGGRGVELDPLVGLNDASKPLRSKLLAVPALRAKYLANVKRIAEESLDWKALGPVVAQYRKLIEKEVELDTRKLDSFEAFKRNTDDNAPSAGGGGGGFGRGSQGMNVRAFAEQRQKYLLANPEVKKAAP